The Shewanella pealeana ATCC 700345 genome contains the following window.
AGCCAATGGCAACATCATCCTTCACCTTGATAACACACTCGATGAAGTAGTTGGCGATCAAATGGGTGTAACGGGTCTTAAGATGAAGAGCACTAAAGACGGTAGCATTAAGGATCTTGAAGTTGCTGGCGTATTCGTTGCTATTGGCCATAAGCCAAACACATCTATGTTTGAAGGCCAGTTAGAAATGAACAATGGCTATATCAAAGTGCAAAGTGGCCTTGATGGTAACGCGACTCAAACTAGCATCGAAGGTGTGTTTGCAGCAGGTGATGTGATGGATCAACATTACCGCCAAGCAATTACATCAGCAGGTACTGGCTGTATGGCGGCATTAGACGCAGAACGTTACCTAGACGCAAAATAGGAATAACTAAATAAGAGCGCTTAAATAAGCACTCTATTGTTAAACTAAAAAGCCAACACTCAGTGTTGGCTTTTTATTTTCTACTATTTTATTTTTAGTTATAACGTCCTTGAGTAGAGAACGACCTCAACATCATCTGCGACATCTGGATGAGATATTTTTTTAATAAACTTCATTCCAAGTTTTTTCATAATATTAATTGATGCTAGGTTCTGCTCGTCAGCTATGGCAGATAAATATTTAATATCCACTTGAGTATTGACTAGGTGATCGACAACCACACGGGCACTTTCAGTTGCTATACCCTTCCCCCAAGCGCTCTGTTTAAAGCGCCAACCAATTTCTAAATTATTGAATTCCGGCTTTTCAGTAAAGTAGTTCATGGGTCTGATAAGGATCCAGCCGACGAATAAGTCATCCTCAATAGCGTGCTGGCTATTTTCTACTGAGTAAACAAACACCTTCCAAATGCCCCAACCTTTCTCTAAATTCAAATACTTCGCAAGTCGAGGTAGAAACACATTATCAATCTCATCACGCGTTGTTTTGCGGCCACAGCTAATGTAGCGCATCACCATAGGATCTTGATCGAGTTCAAACAGTAGTTCGGC
Protein-coding sequences here:
- a CDS encoding GNAT family N-acetyltransferase; the encoded protein is MTTLKTDRLVISPMTLDDAELLFELDQDPMVMRYISCGRKTTRDEIDNVFLPRLAKYLNLEKGWGIWKVFVYSVENSQHAIEDDLFVGWILIRPMNYFTEKPEFNNLEIGWRFKQSAWGKGIATESARVVVDHLVNTQVDIKYLSAIADEQNLASINIMKKLGMKFIKKISHPDVADDVEVVLYSRTL